A genome region from Sulfuricella sp. includes the following:
- a CDS encoding cytochrome c, translating to MKQPRKMIFNLLASSCLLLAASGAHAAEPLALQKIMKDLGKNMQLITGGISRGDWELVEKTAPLIADHPKPPFGEKLRILAFVGTNMDKYKDYDGETHDQAQAVGKAAKAKDGPGVILAFQKLQTSCYNCHSEFRKPFVEHFYGKKNAVQ from the coding sequence ATGAAACAACCCCGCAAGATGATCTTCAATCTCCTCGCCTCTTCCTGCCTGCTCCTCGCCGCAAGCGGCGCACACGCCGCCGAGCCGCTTGCCCTGCAGAAGATCATGAAGGACCTGGGCAAGAACATGCAGCTCATCACTGGCGGGATTTCGCGCGGAGACTGGGAGCTGGTGGAAAAAACCGCGCCACTGATCGCTGATCATCCCAAGCCGCCCTTCGGCGAAAAACTGCGTATCCTGGCTTTTGTTGGCACCAACATGGACAAATACAAGGACTATGACGGCGAAACCCACGACCAGGCGCAGGCGGTAGGCAAGGCAGCCAAGGCCAAGGACGGCCCCGGCGTCATCCTTGCCTTCCAGAAGCTCCAGACCAGTTGCTACAACTGCCACAGCGAATTCCGCAAACCGTTCGTCGAGCATTTCTACGGCAAGAAAAACGCCGTTCAGTGA
- a CDS encoding acetate/propionate family kinase: protein MTEREYAGSTIITVNTGSSSVRLAAFACDEGRALSALATEHHALAGEGALEVLQRFVGANVPGGVAAVAHRVVHGGRQLVKSCLLDEAAEHEITRLAPLAPLHNPTALHWIGAARSMLGDTPQVGVFDTAFYTNLPEVARTYAIPRALADRHEIRRYGFHGLAHQAMWRRWQALNPDRALKTRIISLQLGAGCSVTAIEDGLPKDTSMGFSPLEGLVMATRSGDVDPGLISFLQRVEHWSPEDVDRVLSAESGLLGLSGSSGDMRELLRAEDPHARLAVDLYTYRVRKYIGAYLTVLGGADAIVFGGGVGEHAPAVRAAILKNMEWAGVRLDAGANETTVAKAGRISHPDSKIEVWVIPVDEQQILAQEALAVITR, encoded by the coding sequence ATGACTGAACGCGAATATGCAGGCAGCACCATTATCACGGTCAATACCGGAAGTTCATCCGTGCGGCTGGCCGCGTTCGCTTGCGACGAAGGGCGGGCATTGTCAGCACTGGCAACCGAGCATCATGCATTGGCCGGCGAGGGTGCGCTGGAGGTGCTGCAACGCTTCGTGGGTGCGAATGTGCCTGGCGGCGTGGCAGCGGTTGCGCATCGTGTGGTGCATGGTGGCCGGCAGCTGGTGAAATCCTGTCTGCTGGACGAGGCGGCCGAGCATGAGATCACGCGTCTCGCACCGCTTGCGCCCTTGCACAATCCGACGGCATTGCACTGGATTGGCGCTGCACGTTCGATGTTGGGAGATACGCCGCAGGTTGGGGTATTCGATACAGCGTTCTATACAAATCTGCCCGAGGTGGCAAGAACCTACGCCATTCCCCGGGCGCTGGCGGATCGACACGAGATCCGGCGCTATGGATTCCACGGCTTGGCGCACCAGGCAATGTGGCGGCGATGGCAGGCATTAAATCCGGACCGGGCGCTCAAAACCCGGATCATTTCATTGCAACTCGGTGCTGGCTGCTCGGTCACGGCAATTGAGGATGGCCTGCCGAAGGACACCTCCATGGGATTTTCGCCCTTGGAGGGTCTGGTCATGGCCACCCGCTCTGGGGATGTCGATCCGGGCTTGATCAGTTTTCTGCAGCGTGTGGAGCACTGGTCGCCCGAGGATGTCGATCGCGTGTTGAGCGCCGAATCCGGATTGTTAGGCCTCTCAGGCAGCAGTGGCGATATGCGCGAACTGCTGCGCGCGGAGGATCCGCATGCGCGTCTTGCAGTTGACCTCTATACCTACCGTGTTCGCAAGTACATCGGTGCTTACCTGACGGTGCTGGGCGGCGCCGATGCCATCGTGTTCGGCGGCGGTGTGGGCGAACACGCCCCGGCTGTGCGTGCGGCGATATTGAAGAACATGGAATGGGCCGGCGTGCGCCTGGATGCTGGTGCAAATGAAACGACCGTGGCGAAGGCGGGTCGAATCAGCCACCCTGACAGCAAAATCGAGGTCTGGGTGATCCCCGTGGACGAGCAGCAAATCCTGGCGCAGGAGGCGCTGGCGGTGATCACCCGCTAA